One segment of Acidovorax sp. DW039 DNA contains the following:
- a CDS encoding peroxidase-related enzyme, producing MRQKTPQKTKETTPVTPRYPFPDLDTLPEDIRTRILEVQEKAGFIPNVFLAFARRPAEWRAFFAYHDALMLKEEGNLTKGDREMIVTATSAANQCLYCVVAHGAILRIYEKKPLVADQVAVNYRKADITPRQRAMLDFALKVCERSHEIEDSDFDALHAHGFDDEDIWDIAAITAFFGLSNRMASFAGMMPNPEFYLMGRVPKPKTAG from the coding sequence ATGAGACAGAAAACGCCCCAAAAAACCAAGGAGACAACCCCCGTGACACCACGCTACCCTTTCCCGGACCTCGACACGCTGCCTGAAGACATTCGCACCCGCATTCTGGAAGTGCAGGAAAAAGCGGGCTTCATTCCCAACGTATTTTTGGCGTTTGCACGCCGCCCTGCGGAATGGCGTGCGTTTTTTGCCTATCACGATGCGCTGATGCTCAAAGAAGAAGGCAACCTGACCAAGGGGGACAGGGAAATGATCGTGACCGCCACCAGCGCCGCCAACCAGTGCCTTTACTGTGTGGTGGCGCACGGGGCCATTTTGCGTATCTATGAAAAGAAACCGCTGGTAGCGGACCAGGTAGCGGTCAACTACCGCAAGGCCGATATCACGCCCCGCCAACGCGCCATGTTGGACTTTGCCCTGAAGGTGTGCGAGAGGTCCCACGAGATCGAGGACAGCGATTTCGACGCTTTGCACGCCCATGGCTTCGATGATGAAGACATCTGGGATATCGCCGCGATCACGGCTTTCTTCGGCTTGTCCAACCGCATGGCGAGTTTTGCCGGGATGATGCCGAATCCAGAGTTCTATCTGATGGGCCGCGTGCCCAAACCCAAGACTGCGGGATAA
- a CDS encoding carboxymuconolactone decarboxylase family protein, with protein sequence MPDTPDIPGKDFEKGLATRKQVMGEDFVARAFGGASEFTLPMQEYITRNAWGDVWQRPGLDLKNRSLITVAMLTALGKQHELKGHVRGALNNGATPQEIQEVLLHASIYCGVPTAVEAFRSAAEVIDAPPPSA encoded by the coding sequence ATGCCTGATACGCCTGATATACCCGGCAAGGATTTTGAAAAGGGGCTTGCAACCCGCAAGCAAGTGATGGGAGAGGACTTTGTGGCGCGCGCATTTGGCGGCGCTTCTGAATTCACGCTGCCCATGCAGGAGTACATCACCCGCAATGCGTGGGGAGATGTGTGGCAGCGGCCAGGGCTGGATCTGAAAAACCGCAGTCTGATCACCGTGGCCATGCTCACCGCTTTGGGCAAGCAGCATGAACTCAAGGGCCATGTGCGCGGTGCACTCAACAATGGAGCAACCCCGCAGGAGATTCAGGAAGTGTTGCTGCACGCGAGTATCTACTGCGGTGTGCCCACGGCGGTAGAGGCTTTTCGCTCTGCGGCAGAGGTGATTGACGCGCCCCCACCGTCTGCCTAG